A part of Vibrio sp. B1FLJ16 genomic DNA contains:
- a CDS encoding thiopurine S-methyltransferase, whose protein sequence is MRDPEFWHNKWASNKIGFHLEDVNPLLPQYWHHTNPKREDTVLVPLCGKSEDLVWLATKHNEVIGVELSQIAVRAFFAEHFYTPTVTPISGMHELYQFDELSIYTGDFFTAPVSQADIVYDRAALVALPQEMREEYASRLQQLLNPGGRILLVTLNYAQQEMAGPPFSVPVNEIEQLFSDYKVTCLNVDEADESHPKIAKQGLNRFSEEVYLIEA, encoded by the coding sequence ATGAGAGATCCAGAATTTTGGCACAATAAATGGGCCAGTAACAAAATTGGATTCCACCTGGAAGATGTGAATCCGTTATTGCCTCAGTACTGGCATCATACCAATCCGAAACGAGAAGATACGGTCTTGGTTCCGCTCTGTGGTAAGTCTGAAGACCTTGTATGGCTGGCAACCAAACATAACGAAGTGATTGGGGTTGAGTTAAGTCAAATTGCGGTGCGCGCTTTCTTTGCGGAGCATTTTTATACTCCGACGGTTACACCGATAAGCGGCATGCACGAACTCTATCAGTTCGATGAACTCTCGATTTACACCGGAGACTTTTTTACCGCACCTGTGTCTCAAGCAGATATTGTTTATGATCGCGCAGCGTTAGTTGCGCTGCCGCAAGAAATGCGAGAAGAGTACGCGAGCCGTTTACAACAGCTTCTCAATCCGGGAGGTCGTATTTTACTTGTGACACTCAATTACGCTCAGCAAGAAATGGCGGGTCCTCCATTTAGTGTTCCGGTTAACGAGATTGAACAATTGTTCTCTGATTATAAGGTAACGTGCCTGAACGTGGATGAAGCAGATGAGAGTCATCCGAAAATTGCTAAGCAGGGCCTGAATCGTTTCTCTGAAGAAGTGTACTTAATCGAAGCTTAG
- the purT gene encoding formate-dependent phosphoribosylglycinamide formyltransferase, with the protein MFGTATSANATRVLLLGSGELGKEVAIECQRLGLEVIACDRYANAPAMQVAHRSYVLDMLDGQALEEIINKEQPDYVVPEIEAIATDKLVELEAKGLNVVPTAKATKLTMNREGIRRLAAEELELTTSPYRFADNYDDFKAAVEFVGIPCVVKPVMSSSGKGQSVIKTEGDIEKAWNYAQEGGRTGAGRVIVEGFIDFDYEITLLTVRAVDGVHFCAPIGHRQEDGDYRESWQPQVMSENAVKAAEYAAEKVVNALGGYGIFGVELFVKGDNVIFNEVSPRPHDTGMVTLISQEMSEFALHVRAFTGMPINQIVQYGPSASAVILGQGTSTNIRFDNLSEALAQPQTQIRLFGKPEIDGRRRLGVVLTRRENTQESVQDAIESASKVNIIY; encoded by the coding sequence ATGTTCGGTACTGCAACTAGCGCGAATGCTACCCGTGTATTACTTTTAGGCTCTGGCGAACTTGGTAAAGAAGTAGCAATAGAATGCCAACGACTTGGTTTAGAAGTCATAGCTTGTGACCGTTACGCGAATGCACCAGCAATGCAAGTCGCTCACCGCAGCTACGTACTTGATATGTTGGATGGTCAAGCTTTAGAAGAGATCATCAACAAAGAACAACCTGACTACGTTGTACCGGAAATTGAAGCTATCGCTACCGACAAGCTGGTTGAACTAGAAGCGAAAGGCTTAAATGTGGTTCCAACAGCGAAAGCGACTAAGCTCACAATGAACCGTGAAGGTATTCGCCGTTTAGCGGCGGAAGAACTTGAACTAACCACATCTCCTTACCGATTTGCAGATAACTACGATGACTTCAAAGCTGCAGTAGAGTTCGTAGGTATCCCATGCGTTGTTAAACCAGTGATGAGTTCATCTGGTAAAGGCCAAAGCGTTATCAAAACAGAAGGCGATATTGAAAAAGCGTGGAATTATGCACAAGAAGGCGGTCGTACTGGTGCTGGTCGTGTAATTGTTGAAGGCTTTATTGATTTCGACTACGAAATCACCTTGCTAACCGTACGCGCTGTTGATGGCGTTCATTTCTGCGCGCCAATCGGACACCGCCAGGAAGATGGTGACTACCGTGAATCATGGCAACCACAAGTAATGTCAGAAAACGCAGTAAAAGCGGCAGAGTACGCAGCTGAGAAGGTAGTTAATGCGCTAGGCGGTTACGGTATTTTTGGCGTTGAGCTATTTGTGAAAGGTGACAACGTTATCTTCAACGAGGTTTCTCCTCGCCCACACGATACAGGTATGGTTACGCTGATTTCTCAGGAAATGTCTGAATTTGCGCTGCATGTGCGTGCGTTCACAGGTATGCCAATCAATCAAATCGTTCAGTATGGCCCATCAGCATCAGCGGTCATCCTAGGTCAAGGTACTTCAACGAACATTCGGTTTGATAACCTGTCTGAAGCTCTGGCACAACCACAAACGCAAATTCGTCTGTTCGGAAAACCAGAAATCGATGGTCGCCGTCGTTTAGGTGTTGTACTCACTCGTCGTGAGAACACGCAAGAGTCAGTTCAGGACGCGATAGAAAGTGCATCTAAAGTAAATATCATTTACTAG
- the cdd gene encoding cytidine deaminase, whose product MKSRIEQALASAPEALSNQLAPIVLADDFDATLSVQQFEQLLSATGLSDKELRVALLPFAAAYSYAPISEFYVGAIVRGLSGRLYFGANMEFLGVQLGQTVHAEQSAISHAWMKGERGLTDITINFSPCGHCRQFMNELSTAKELKVQLPEREEKSLHEYLPEAFGPADLGITSGLMAEVKHQFGCDDSDTLIQKAVDAMNMSHAPYTNNLSGLALELTDGRVFQGAYAENAAFNPSLPPLQVALIQVLLAGETFDKIKTAALVENSEGKISHLADTQSTLEALNPDIPLSFVNV is encoded by the coding sequence ATGAAAAGTCGCATTGAACAAGCGCTAGCAAGCGCTCCTGAAGCACTTTCAAACCAACTTGCTCCAATCGTCTTAGCCGATGATTTTGATGCCACTCTTTCAGTACAGCAGTTTGAACAGTTACTTTCCGCTACTGGCCTATCAGATAAAGAGCTGCGTGTCGCTCTGCTTCCTTTTGCTGCTGCTTATTCTTACGCTCCTATTTCTGAATTCTATGTTGGCGCAATTGTTCGCGGCCTTTCAGGGCGTCTTTACTTCGGGGCAAACATGGAGTTCCTTGGTGTTCAGCTAGGTCAAACCGTTCACGCCGAGCAATCAGCAATCAGCCATGCTTGGATGAAAGGTGAACGCGGCCTGACGGACATTACCATTAACTTCAGCCCTTGCGGTCACTGTCGTCAGTTCATGAATGAGCTTTCTACAGCCAAAGAGTTAAAAGTACAGCTGCCAGAACGTGAAGAGAAATCACTGCACGAGTACCTTCCTGAAGCGTTCGGCCCTGCAGATCTGGGCATCACATCAGGCTTAATGGCAGAGGTTAAACATCAGTTCGGCTGTGACGACAGTGACACATTGATTCAAAAAGCTGTCGACGCAATGAACATGAGCCATGCTCCTTACACCAATAACCTTAGTGGTTTAGCGTTAGAGCTTACTGATGGCCGAGTTTTCCAAGGTGCATACGCTGAAAATGCGGCATTCAATCCTAGCCTTCCTCCTCTTCAGGTTGCGCTGATTCAGGTTCTGCTAGCAGGCGAAACGTTCGATAAGATCAAAACCGCAGCTCTGGTTGAGAACTCAGAAGGTAAGATTAGCCATCTGGCTGACACGCAATCGACACTGGAAGCACTTAACCCAGACATTCCACTAAGTTTCGTTAACGTGTAA
- a CDS encoding CidB/LrgB family autolysis modulator encodes MWIILTVVVFLIARKIAVKANHPLVNPLLISIAVIIPLLTYLKVPFDTYYADNEVFSFLLQPAVVALAYPLYEQLPQIKANWRIIFFACVLGSVMSMMTTTLIAVAFHTELSLIASLVGKSVTTPIAMEISSHLGGEAAVAAIMVLLVGLLGAIIAYPIYNLIGIKHPIARGLTMGTVSHALGTATCVEKQPADAAFSSLALVLCGIITSVLAPSFFALAVWFYQ; translated from the coding sequence ATGTGGATTATCCTCACTGTTGTCGTTTTCCTTATTGCCCGAAAAATTGCAGTTAAGGCCAACCACCCACTTGTGAACCCGCTACTTATCAGTATCGCGGTTATCATTCCATTGCTGACGTATTTAAAGGTACCCTTTGATACTTACTACGCCGACAATGAAGTGTTCAGCTTCTTATTACAGCCTGCGGTAGTGGCGTTGGCTTATCCACTTTATGAACAGCTTCCGCAAATCAAAGCAAACTGGCGTATTATCTTCTTCGCTTGTGTTCTGGGCAGCGTGATGTCAATGATGACGACGACCTTGATTGCCGTGGCATTCCATACCGAGCTTAGTTTAATCGCAAGTCTAGTAGGTAAATCTGTAACCACCCCTATCGCGATGGAAATCTCCAGTCATCTTGGCGGAGAAGCGGCGGTTGCTGCAATAATGGTTCTTCTGGTTGGTTTGCTGGGCGCGATCATCGCCTACCCAATCTATAACCTCATTGGTATTAAGCACCCTATTGCCCGCGGCCTTACTATGGGTACCGTGTCACACGCTCTTGGTACAGCGACCTGTGTAGAGAAACAACCCGCTGACGCAGCATTTTCATCACTGGCACTAGTATTGTGCGGCATTATCACTTCTGTTTTGGCTCCGAGCTTTTTCGCCTTAGCAGTCTGGTTCTACCAATAG
- a CDS encoding CidA/LrgA family protein, translated as MIKDRLLHLIQLLISLSLIMGALGIGVTIQKFTDISVPGSVIGMLILFFTMVIGIVKVEWVKPGATLFIRYMILLFVPVSVGLMQHFDLLFANALPILASAVGGTLIVLVSLAWLLDYLLKEKH; from the coding sequence ATGATAAAAGATCGATTATTACACCTGATCCAACTGCTTATTTCCCTCTCTCTCATCATGGGCGCACTTGGTATCGGAGTTACTATTCAAAAGTTCACTGACATTTCTGTTCCGGGCAGTGTCATCGGCATGCTCATCTTGTTTTTTACTATGGTCATTGGCATCGTCAAAGTTGAATGGGTCAAACCCGGCGCGACTCTATTCATACGCTATATGATTTTGTTGTTTGTTCCTGTTAGTGTCGGCCTTATGCAGCATTTCGACCTTCTATTTGCCAACGCCTTGCCTATTTTGGCAAGCGCAGTAGGTGGAACATTGATCGTTTTAGTAAGTTTGGCGTGGCTGTTAGATTACCTGCTTAAGGAGAAGCACTGA
- the sbcB gene encoding exodeoxyribonuclease I — MHQDNQPTFFFFDYETWGTNPAKDRPSQFAGVRTDENFNIIGEPLVMYCQPPADYLPSPEAALITGIPPQKAVQDGLSEPEFIAKIHAELSKPNTTSLGYNSIRFDDEVTRYACYRNFIDPYAWSWQNGNSRWDLLDVMRACHALRPEGIEWPENEDGFTSFKLEHLSVRNGIEHSNAHDAMADVIATIEMAKKVKAAQPKLFEYFFSMRQKRKLNELVDIVNMTPLMHVSGMLGRECQYTSWIVPVAWHPTNNNAVITIDLAKDPQPILDLSAEELHERLYTKREELGDLLPVPVKLVHLNKCPILAPAKTLTAENAESIGIDRQQCLTNLALLRQHPEIREKLISLFAVERKFEKDDDVDTQLYDGFFSPADRTAMDIIRETDPNNLAALDIEFDDKRIKPLLFRYRARNFPGTLDEQEQRRWALHCREVFESQIEEYMMNLENLVHEHESDEKKIALLKSVYRYVESLAS, encoded by the coding sequence ATGCACCAAGATAATCAGCCCACTTTTTTCTTCTTTGACTACGAGACTTGGGGCACCAACCCCGCCAAGGATCGTCCAAGTCAATTCGCTGGTGTTCGTACAGATGAAAACTTCAATATCATCGGCGAACCTTTAGTTATGTATTGCCAGCCGCCTGCTGATTATCTCCCTTCACCTGAAGCGGCATTGATTACAGGAATTCCCCCTCAAAAGGCTGTTCAGGATGGCCTTTCTGAACCTGAATTTATTGCCAAAATCCACGCAGAATTATCCAAGCCAAACACCACCAGTTTGGGTTACAACAGTATTCGTTTTGATGACGAAGTAACGCGCTATGCCTGTTACCGCAACTTCATTGATCCGTATGCATGGAGCTGGCAGAACGGCAATTCACGATGGGATCTACTTGATGTTATGCGTGCATGCCATGCGCTTCGTCCAGAAGGCATTGAGTGGCCTGAAAATGAAGACGGGTTTACTAGTTTTAAGCTAGAGCATCTATCCGTTAGAAATGGGATCGAACACAGCAACGCGCATGATGCGATGGCTGACGTTATCGCGACTATCGAGATGGCGAAAAAAGTCAAAGCTGCTCAACCTAAACTGTTTGAGTATTTCTTCTCGATGCGTCAAAAACGTAAGCTGAACGAGCTGGTCGATATCGTCAATATGACACCTCTGATGCACGTATCAGGGATGTTAGGACGTGAGTGCCAGTACACCAGCTGGATTGTTCCGGTTGCATGGCACCCGACCAATAATAATGCGGTAATCACCATTGATTTGGCAAAAGATCCTCAGCCAATCCTTGATTTGTCCGCAGAAGAACTACATGAAAGACTATACACCAAGCGTGAAGAACTCGGTGATCTGTTACCTGTGCCTGTCAAACTGGTACACCTGAACAAGTGCCCTATACTAGCGCCAGCAAAAACACTGACAGCTGAAAATGCAGAGTCTATCGGTATTGATCGTCAACAGTGTTTAACTAACCTAGCGTTACTTCGTCAGCACCCAGAGATTCGTGAGAAGCTGATCAGCCTGTTTGCCGTTGAGCGCAAATTTGAAAAGGATGATGATGTGGATACCCAGCTTTACGATGGATTCTTCTCTCCAGCAGATCGCACAGCAATGGATATCATCCGAGAAACTGACCCGAACAACCTCGCAGCACTGGATATCGAATTCGATGATAAACGTATTAAGCCATTGCTGTTCCGTTATCGAGCCCGAAACTTCCCGGGTACGCTCGATGAACAAGAACAAAGACGCTGGGCACTGCACTGCCGTGAAGTATTTGAAAGCCAAATCGAAGAGTACATGATGAATTTGGAAAACTTAGTTCACGAGCACGAGAGTGATGAAAAGAAAATCGCGCTATTAAAATCTGTTTATCGCTACGTGGAGAGCCTGGCCTCTTAA
- a CDS encoding VOC family protein: MLLKGFHHAAIICSDYPKSKAFYTETLGLKVIAENYREERQSYKLDLALPNGNQIELFSFPEPPLRPSHPEARGLRHLAFIVESVEDMAMYLVSKGVDVEAIRTDEFTGKKYTFFKDPDGLPLELYEN; the protein is encoded by the coding sequence GTGCTTCTTAAAGGTTTTCATCATGCAGCGATCATTTGTTCGGACTACCCAAAATCAAAGGCGTTTTATACAGAAACCCTTGGTTTAAAAGTCATAGCTGAAAATTATCGGGAAGAAAGGCAATCCTACAAGCTTGATCTTGCGCTGCCTAATGGTAATCAAATTGAGCTGTTTTCTTTCCCAGAGCCGCCACTGAGGCCTAGTCACCCTGAAGCGAGGGGGCTTAGACATTTGGCATTCATTGTTGAGTCCGTTGAAGATATGGCAATGTATTTGGTTTCTAAAGGAGTGGATGTCGAAGCGATTCGAACAGATGAGTTCACCGGAAAGAAATACACATTTTTTAAAGATCCAGACGGACTTCCGCTAGAATTGTACGAAAACTAA
- the cyaB gene encoding class IV adenylate cyclase codes for MSNDHFQGKYEVELKYRLRSKSEFLDILNQIPHEVMLEDNIECDWYFDFPDKTLKAENKSLCIRTMEPSGINLWIVKGPEPDRCEATNITNAKNAVSMLETMGYEVVLKAEKVRSIYFVGEFHITVDSLAGIGDFAEFAVMTDDDALLSRYKSELEALALKFGLTQSALQTKSYKQMFEESAEAMNTITPQ; via the coding sequence ATGAGTAACGACCATTTCCAGGGCAAGTACGAAGTAGAACTAAAATATCGTCTTCGCTCAAAATCAGAGTTCTTAGACATCTTGAATCAAATACCTCATGAAGTGATGCTTGAAGATAACATTGAGTGCGACTGGTATTTTGATTTTCCTGATAAAACGCTAAAAGCCGAGAATAAAAGCCTCTGCATTCGTACAATGGAACCGTCCGGAATTAACTTGTGGATTGTAAAAGGTCCTGAGCCAGATAGGTGTGAAGCTACCAATATCACCAATGCTAAAAATGCCGTTAGTATGCTCGAAACCATGGGTTACGAGGTTGTTCTAAAAGCAGAAAAAGTTCGCAGTATCTACTTTGTAGGTGAGTTCCATATTACGGTTGATTCTTTAGCTGGTATTGGTGATTTTGCTGAGTTCGCTGTCATGACTGATGATGATGCTCTGCTATCACGATATAAATCTGAACTTGAAGCGCTCGCACTCAAGTTTGGACTTACTCAATCTGCTCTCCAAACGAAGTCGTATAAGCAAATGTTTGAGGAAAGTGCAGAAGCCATGAACACAATAACCCCGCAGTAA
- a CDS encoding VOC family protein, translated as MFSHVMVGSNDIDESKKFYDAILSVLGYQEGIIDPYGRCFYFHPEGTFAITAPINGEEATSGNGMTIGFKVDSPELVELWHKTGLESGGVECEDPPGVRTGGPRELYLAYLRDPAGNKLCATHIMS; from the coding sequence ATGTTTAGTCACGTTATGGTTGGCTCAAATGATATCGATGAATCCAAAAAGTTTTACGATGCCATATTGTCAGTGCTTGGTTACCAGGAAGGTATCATAGATCCATATGGCCGCTGCTTCTATTTTCATCCAGAGGGTACTTTCGCTATTACCGCACCAATTAATGGTGAAGAAGCTACTTCAGGTAATGGAATGACTATCGGATTTAAAGTGGATAGCCCAGAATTAGTTGAGTTGTGGCATAAAACTGGTCTGGAAAGTGGTGGTGTAGAATGTGAAGATCCTCCGGGTGTGAGAACTGGTGGTCCACGAGAACTGTATCTCGCTTATTTGCGAGATCCTGCAGGCAATAAACTTTGTGCAACTCACATTATGTCGTAG
- a CDS encoding RNA-binding protein, whose translation MKLLVRNLARTTTEHEIRVLFSAYGTVNECNLVLDQETGQSKGFAFVEMPDAEEAKNALEGLHHTNVAKSKIRVKFAQD comes from the coding sequence ATGAAACTTTTAGTCCGCAACCTTGCGCGAACCACCACAGAGCATGAGATTCGTGTTCTTTTTTCAGCCTACGGCACGGTCAATGAATGTAACCTCGTATTAGACCAGGAAACCGGGCAATCTAAAGGCTTCGCTTTCGTTGAAATGCCGGATGCTGAGGAAGCGAAAAATGCACTTGAAGGTCTACATCACACAAACGTAGCCAAGAGCAAAATCAGAGTTAAATTCGCTCAAGACTAA
- a CDS encoding YkgJ family cysteine cluster protein translates to MNIPVKNTSPETPSCSNCKACCCRLEVMIISDTGVPEQYILRDQYGGETMMRLDDGWCAALDRETYMCTIYENRPWICREFEMGSYECIDERVKFL, encoded by the coding sequence ATGAATATACCGGTTAAAAACACTTCTCCCGAAACACCCTCCTGTTCTAACTGTAAAGCCTGTTGTTGCCGGCTCGAAGTTATGATCATTTCAGATACTGGTGTGCCAGAACAGTACATCTTACGTGACCAGTATGGAGGTGAAACCATGATGAGGCTGGATGACGGGTGGTGCGCAGCTTTGGACAGAGAAACGTACATGTGCACCATTTACGAGAACAGGCCCTGGATATGCCGTGAGTTCGAAATGGGGTCATATGAATGCATCGATGAGAGAGTAAAATTTCTTTAA
- a CDS encoding TetR/AcrR family transcriptional regulator, translating to MSKKRQLLVDTALSLFYTNGINSIGINEILNVSGVAKRTLYTHFASKEALVLAALQQRHDTFSGWLDTKLSGAASNREVIHRLFSALASWFNNQEPELGDFRGCFFINTSAEFSDLNCDVARFCSQHKKEVRSLIAKHLQSPSDALIDAVCIIKEGAIVTAHVSGSSQDIANKCIQILDQIEG from the coding sequence ATGAGCAAAAAGCGTCAGTTACTTGTCGATACTGCGTTGTCCCTTTTTTATACCAACGGGATTAATTCGATAGGCATCAATGAAATACTTAACGTATCCGGTGTCGCTAAGCGTACGCTTTACACCCATTTTGCAAGTAAAGAAGCGTTAGTTTTGGCCGCTTTACAACAAAGGCACGACACGTTTTCTGGCTGGCTTGATACAAAGCTTTCCGGAGCAGCCTCAAATCGGGAAGTGATACATAGGTTATTTTCCGCATTAGCGAGCTGGTTCAATAATCAAGAACCAGAACTAGGTGACTTCAGAGGCTGTTTTTTTATTAATACTTCTGCTGAGTTCAGTGATTTGAACTGTGACGTTGCCCGCTTTTGTAGCCAACACAAAAAAGAAGTTCGGTCATTGATAGCTAAGCATCTGCAAAGCCCAAGCGACGCGTTGATTGATGCTGTCTGCATTATTAAAGAAGGTGCGATTGTGACTGCTCATGTGAGTGGGAGCAGCCAAGATATTGCCAATAAATGTATTCAAATACTGGACCAAATTGAGGGCTAA
- a CDS encoding DJ-1/PfpI family protein codes for MNIGIYIYDEAEVLDFSGPFEVFSTAKRLATSDWNVFLVAENKDAVAARGGFNILPHYSIQDHPDIDLLVVVGGVHTQEMTKLNVLNWIKSVDKSANRVVSVCTGAFLLASAGLLDGCKVTTHWEDIPDLKSSFPDLLVIDNKRWVTCGKYITSGGISAGIDMSLHLVSQLHSDELAKVVARQMEYHWQINR; via the coding sequence ATGAATATCGGGATTTATATCTACGATGAGGCAGAGGTTCTGGATTTCTCTGGCCCCTTCGAAGTGTTTAGTACAGCGAAGCGATTAGCAACAAGCGACTGGAACGTCTTTCTCGTGGCCGAAAATAAGGATGCTGTTGCTGCAAGAGGCGGATTCAACATCTTGCCCCACTATTCCATTCAAGATCACCCTGATATTGATTTACTCGTTGTTGTTGGTGGTGTACACACGCAGGAAATGACGAAATTAAATGTACTGAACTGGATAAAGTCAGTCGATAAAAGTGCGAATCGGGTTGTGTCTGTCTGCACTGGTGCATTCTTGTTAGCGAGTGCGGGACTACTTGATGGATGTAAGGTTACGACTCATTGGGAGGATATTCCTGACTTGAAAAGCAGTTTTCCAGATTTACTTGTTATCGACAATAAGCGCTGGGTTACCTGCGGAAAGTACATCACATCTGGTGGTATCTCTGCAGGTATCGACATGAGTTTACATTTGGTGTCTCAGTTACATAGTGATGAGCTAGCGAAAGTCGTTGCGCGCCAAATGGAGTACCACTGGCAGATAAACAGGTAA
- a CDS encoding aspartate/glutamate racemase family protein → MKTIGMLGGMSWESTASYYKALNEGVKSQLGGLHSAKICLYSVDFDEIEKLQHQGNWSETALILAEAAKSVERGGADFLMICTNTMHKVVPEIESQISIPILHIADATAKSLVRDGVTKVGLLGTRFTMEQDFYKGRITEKFGIEVIVPDADEQTLVHDIIYQELCLGQINSDSRERYLEIIANLQAQGAQAVILGCTEIALLVKQSDTTVPLYDTTQIHATHGVEWALGQLRK, encoded by the coding sequence ATGAAGACAATAGGTATGTTAGGTGGGATGAGTTGGGAATCAACCGCCAGTTACTATAAAGCGCTTAATGAAGGTGTTAAATCTCAGTTGGGTGGCTTACATTCGGCGAAGATCTGTTTATACAGCGTCGATTTTGATGAAATAGAAAAGCTACAGCATCAGGGTAATTGGTCAGAAACGGCTTTGATTCTGGCAGAAGCCGCTAAATCAGTAGAACGTGGCGGTGCCGATTTTTTAATGATTTGTACGAACACAATGCACAAAGTTGTGCCAGAGATTGAATCGCAAATATCTATTCCGATCTTACATATCGCCGACGCGACAGCAAAAAGCCTGGTACGAGACGGAGTTACGAAAGTTGGTTTACTGGGAACACGTTTTACAATGGAACAAGATTTCTACAAAGGCAGGATCACCGAAAAGTTTGGAATAGAAGTTATTGTTCCTGACGCCGACGAACAAACTTTAGTTCATGACATTATTTATCAAGAACTTTGCCTGGGACAAATTAATAGTGACTCCAGAGAGCGTTACTTGGAAATAATTGCCAATTTACAGGCCCAAGGAGCTCAGGCAGTGATTTTGGGATGTACTGAAATTGCATTGTTAGTGAAACAAAGTGATACGACAGTACCCTTGTACGACACTACACAAATTCACGCTACGCATGGCGTTGAGTGGGCTCTAGGGCAGTTAAGGAAGTGA
- a CDS encoding nuclear transport factor 2 family protein: MDSKQVVLSFWDAMKSNDFTQASQFLSEGFEGYWPQSGELILGRENFAAINSYYPAHGVWQFEIHSVVCEGDSVVTDVSVTDGAQSARAITFHTVKNGLIVKQKEFWPDEMAAQDWRAKRVKIVPVESQTELSV, encoded by the coding sequence ATGGATTCAAAGCAAGTCGTGCTTAGCTTCTGGGATGCAATGAAGTCAAATGACTTCACTCAAGCGAGCCAATTCCTGAGTGAAGGTTTTGAAGGATACTGGCCACAATCCGGCGAGCTAATTTTAGGCCGAGAAAATTTCGCGGCCATTAATTCGTACTATCCAGCTCATGGTGTCTGGCAATTTGAAATTCACTCTGTCGTGTGTGAAGGGGACTCCGTGGTGACCGATGTATCAGTAACGGATGGTGCACAAAGTGCCAGAGCGATAACGTTTCACACAGTTAAAAATGGGTTGATTGTTAAACAAAAAGAATTCTGGCCAGACGAAATGGCAGCACAAGATTGGCGAGCGAAAAGGGTGAAAATTGTGCCAGTTGAATCACAAACCGAGCTGAGTGTTTAG
- a CDS encoding GNAT family N-acetyltransferase — MILETSRLILRQWKSEDFQPYAELCADPHVMRYLLSTLSSQESEEQATKAQNLIAKNGWGFWAVELKSTAQFIGFVGLHQQDEDSGFPNAPFIEIGWRLLSEFWGQGYAPEAAEKALEFAFEELDVPTVYAFTTLQNVPSQRVMQKIGMVDTKQNFNHPKVEKGHPLERHCLYKITKETWREIPRSTTRC; from the coding sequence ATGATTTTAGAAACAAGCAGGTTGATCCTGCGTCAGTGGAAAAGTGAAGATTTCCAGCCTTACGCTGAACTGTGTGCAGATCCACATGTGATGAGATACCTCCTTTCAACACTTTCCAGCCAAGAGAGTGAAGAGCAAGCCACTAAAGCTCAAAACCTTATTGCTAAGAACGGCTGGGGTTTTTGGGCGGTCGAACTAAAATCAACAGCTCAGTTCATAGGGTTTGTTGGTTTACATCAGCAGGATGAAGACAGTGGCTTTCCGAATGCGCCATTTATTGAGATTGGTTGGCGGTTGTTGTCTGAGTTTTGGGGGCAGGGCTATGCACCTGAAGCAGCGGAAAAAGCATTAGAGTTTGCTTTTGAAGAGCTCGACGTTCCGACCGTCTATGCATTTACCACCTTACAAAATGTACCTTCACAGCGCGTCATGCAGAAAATAGGTATGGTTGATACTAAGCAAAACTTCAATCACCCGAAGGTTGAGAAAGGGCATCCCTTAGAAAGGCATTGCTTATACAAAATCACTAAAGAAACCTGGCGTGAAATCCCAAGGTCTACAACTCGTTGTTAA